CCCTGAAATCCTCGCCTATCTCGGGGTGATTCAGTGCAACCTCAACACAGGCCTTCATTATGCCGAGCTTGTTGCCCATATCATAACGTGTGCCGGTGAAGTCAACGCCCACCATACCCTCGCTCTTTGCAAGCTGTTTCATAGCATCGGTAAGCTGATATTCGCCGCCTGCGCCTGTCGGGAGGGTTGCGAGAATATCGAATATCTTAGCAGGAAGAACGCATCTGCCGAGTATGGCGAAGTTTGAGATCACTTCCTCGGGCTTGGGCTTTTCGATCATATCCGAAATGCTGTAGAGGTTGTCTTCAAGTGGCTTTACGTCAAGCGTGCAATATTTCAGCACAAGCTCAAACGGAACTTCCTTCATACTTACGACAGCCTTGCCGTACTTCTCGTACGCTCTGCAGCACTGTGCCGTGCAGGGATCGTCACCGATTATAACATCGTCGCCGTAGATAACTACGAAGGGATCGTTTCCGACAAACTGCTTTGCATACATAACAGCGCCGCCTGTGCCGTTCTGCATCTGCTGACGGACGTAGGTGATGTTCTTGCCCATTTCGGCAATGTCGCATACTACCTTGTAGAATTCTGTCTTTCCGCCTGCAAGGAGCTGAGCCTCAAGATCGGGCTTGCGGTCGAAGTGATCCTCGACCTCCTGCTTGCCTCTCGACAGAACTATCAGTATCTCTGTTATGCCTGAGTTTATGACTTCCTCAACGATATACTGTATAGCGGGCTTGTCGACAATATTCAGCATTTCCTTCGGAATAGCCTTACTTGCAGGGAGAACTCGTGTTCCGAAGCCTGCGGCGAGTATTACTGCCTTTTTAACTTTTTCCATTATTGGTACCTGTCCTTGTTCTGATGTATTCCCTACCGTTTTTCTTCATATCCACATATAATATAATTTGCAGACGTAATGGAAATTACGCCTGCAATTATTATTTTAAGCGTCAACGCTTATATTCTGTTTTGCAAAATTACTTGATAAGTGCTTCGTAAGCCTTGAGCAGCTTTGTAAAGCAACCGATAGCGTAGAAGTCACCGCTTATAGCCTTTGCAACGAAATCGTACTTGCCGTT
This window of the [Eubacterium] siraeum genome carries:
- a CDS encoding UTP--glucose-1-phosphate uridylyltransferase, coding for MEKVKKAVILAAGFGTRVLPASKAIPKEMLNIVDKPAIQYIVEEVINSGITEILIVLSRGKQEVEDHFDRKPDLEAQLLAGGKTEFYKVVCDIAEMGKNITYVRQQMQNGTGGAVMYAKQFVGNDPFVVIYGDDVIIGDDPCTAQCCRAYEKYGKAVVSMKEVPFELVLKYCTLDVKPLEDNLYSISDMIEKPKPEEVISNFAILGRCVLPAKIFDILATLPTGAGGEYQLTDAMKQLAKSEGMVGVDFTGTRYDMGNKLGIMKACVEVALNHPEIGEDFRAYLKTLDI